Proteins encoded within one genomic window of Flavobacterium sp. NG2:
- a CDS encoding DEAD/DEAH box helicase → MKLKKINEGLKESLIENGLVEANELQKETFSTIKSGADCLILAPAGSGKTTTIVINVIQQLVKEGEQSPRALIVVQDKDKVLEMLEMFEKYGRHTDLTVFGVHDKGDMDYDKNYISGGIDVLVGTPNKLSNMLSTAGYNVNRLKMFIVDDADPMLRLRHETKIMRISNSIVKTQRIIFASEMTERIESLADKMLIEPFEFDFEEYEDEDEEEEGEDENV, encoded by the coding sequence ATGAAATTAAAAAAAATAAACGAAGGTCTTAAAGAGTCTTTAATCGAAAATGGTTTAGTAGAAGCCAATGAATTGCAAAAAGAAACTTTTTCGACCATCAAAAGTGGTGCTGATTGTTTAATCCTTGCTCCAGCAGGAAGCGGAAAAACAACAACTATTGTTATCAATGTGATTCAGCAATTAGTCAAAGAAGGAGAGCAATCGCCACGTGCACTGATTGTCGTTCAGGACAAAGATAAGGTTCTTGAAATGTTAGAAATGTTTGAAAAATATGGAAGACATACGGATTTGACTGTTTTTGGCGTTCACGACAAAGGCGATATGGATTATGATAAAAACTATATTTCGGGAGGAATTGATGTGCTTGTTGGGACACCCAATAAGTTAAGCAATATGTTGTCAACAGCAGGGTACAATGTCAATCGCTTAAAAATGTTTATCGTTGATGATGCCGACCCAATGTTGCGTTTGCGTCACGAAACAAAAATTATGCGTATCTCGAATAGTATCGTTAAAACACAACGTATCATTTTTGCATCTGAAATGACTGAACGTATCGAATCTTTGGCCGATAAAATGCTAATCGAACCTTTTGAATTTGATTTTGAAGAATATGAAGATGAGGACGAGGAAGAAGAGGGTGAAGATGAAAATGTTTAA